The following are encoded together in the Parabacteroides chongii genome:
- a CDS encoding SDR family oxidoreductase: MANLFCIKDRVVIITGGAGILGSGIAGHLAEEGAKVVILDRAVEAGEKIVADIKAKGGEASFFLTDVLNKETLEQNKKDILAKYGRIDALLNAAGGNMAGATIGPDSNIFDLQVDAFKKVVDLNLFGTVLPTMVFAEVMAQQKEGAIVNFSSESALRPLTRVVGYGAAKAAISNLTKYMAGELAIKFGEGLRVNAIAPGFFLTEQNRTLMTNPDGSYTERAKSVIAHTPFRRLGTPDELFGTIQYLISDASKFVTGTIAIVDGGFDAFSI, from the coding sequence ATGGCTAATTTATTTTGTATTAAAGACAGAGTTGTCATTATTACCGGTGGAGCCGGTATCTTGGGTAGCGGAATCGCCGGTCACCTGGCTGAAGAAGGTGCAAAAGTTGTAATCCTCGACCGAGCAGTGGAAGCCGGTGAAAAGATCGTTGCCGATATCAAAGCAAAAGGCGGCGAAGCCAGTTTCTTCCTGACTGATGTGCTGAATAAAGAAACACTTGAACAGAATAAAAAAGATATCCTTGCTAAATACGGTCGTATCGATGCTTTGTTGAACGCTGCCGGTGGTAATATGGCCGGTGCAACAATCGGTCCGGACAGCAATATCTTCGACCTGCAGGTCGATGCTTTCAAGAAAGTCGTGGATTTGAACCTGTTCGGAACCGTACTTCCTACAATGGTATTTGCAGAAGTAATGGCGCAGCAAAAAGAAGGTGCTATCGTAAACTTCTCTTCCGAATCTGCTCTCCGTCCGTTGACACGTGTTGTCGGATATGGTGCTGCCAAAGCCGCGATCTCCAACCTGACAAAATATATGGCTGGTGAACTGGCTATCAAATTCGGCGAAGGCCTGCGTGTCAATGCAATCGCTCCGGGATTCTTCCTGACAGAACAAAACAGAACCTTGATGACTAATCCGGACGGTTCTTATACGGAACGTGCTAAATCAGTTATTGCGCATACACCGTTCAGACGTTTGGGTACACCGGATGAATTATTCGGAACAATCCAGTATTTAATCAGTGACGCATCCAAATTCGTAACCGGAACAATTGCGATTGTAGACGGTGGATTCGATGCATTCTCAATCTAA
- a CDS encoding GNAT family N-acetyltransferase gives MIRTMTLNDVSEITRIYAHYVTHTVVTFDTKVPSEKEMCERLQPIIRNCPAWVCVEEGKIAGYCYAHEWKTKKAYSATAETTIYLHPDYLRKGYGRILMEQLIKDCRERSYHALVACITIPNEPSVKLHEKLGFKQVSHFHEVGRKFDKWLDVADYELILMAQHG, from the coding sequence ATGATACGCACGATGACATTGAACGATGTGAGTGAGATAACCCGTATTTATGCCCACTACGTAACCCATACAGTGGTAACTTTCGACACGAAGGTTCCATCTGAAAAAGAGATGTGCGAACGCCTACAGCCCATTATCAGGAACTGCCCAGCCTGGGTATGTGTGGAAGAAGGCAAAATAGCCGGCTACTGTTATGCCCATGAATGGAAAACAAAGAAAGCTTATAGTGCAACGGCAGAAACGACTATTTACCTGCATCCGGATTATCTGCGGAAAGGATACGGAAGAATATTAATGGAGCAATTGATCAAAGACTGCCGTGAACGCTCCTACCATGCCCTGGTCGCCTGCATCACTATCCCCAACGAACCGAGCGTAAAACTCCATGAGAAACTGGGCTTCAAACAGGTATCCCATTTTCATGAGGTTGGCAGGAAGTTCGACAAATGGCTCGACGTTGCCGATTATGAATTAATTCTAATGGCTCAACACGGATGA
- the lpxA gene encoding acyl-ACP--UDP-N-acetylglucosamine O-acyltransferase, producing the protein MISPLAYVDAGAKLGANVTVHPFAYIDKNVEIGDNCEIMPHASIMSGARLGKNNRVFNGAVIAAEPQDFKYKGDTTLAVIGDDNVIRENVVINRATNPEGQTVIGNGCFLHEGVHVSHDTHVGNHCVFGYGSKISGNCFFEDYSIFGGNVLASQGSRIGTWSMTQTGCRFRKDVPPYIVAALEPTTYYGVNSVILSHQGVSEKIIKHISHAYRIIYQGNTSIFDALLMIKDQVPMSDEIQHIIDFINESKLGIIGR; encoded by the coding sequence ATGATTAGTCCGTTAGCTTATGTAGATGCCGGTGCCAAACTGGGAGCGAACGTTACTGTTCATCCGTTTGCATACATCGATAAGAATGTCGAGATCGGCGATAATTGCGAGATCATGCCTCATGCCAGCATCATGAGTGGAGCACGTTTAGGCAAGAACAATCGCGTGTTCAACGGGGCAGTGATTGCAGCAGAGCCTCAGGATTTCAAATATAAGGGTGACACTACGCTGGCTGTTATCGGCGATGACAATGTGATCCGTGAAAACGTTGTGATCAACCGTGCTACGAATCCGGAAGGACAAACGGTTATCGGTAATGGTTGTTTTCTGCACGAAGGCGTACATGTTTCGCATGATACCCATGTCGGCAACCATTGCGTATTCGGTTACGGCAGTAAGATCTCCGGTAACTGTTTCTTTGAAGATTATTCGATCTTCGGAGGTAATGTGTTGGCAAGCCAGGGAAGCCGTATCGGAACCTGGTCGATGACACAGACCGGTTGCCGCTTCCGTAAGGATGTTCCTCCTTATATCGTGGCTGCTTTGGAGCCGACTACTTATTATGGCGTTAACTCCGTTATCCTGTCACATCAGGGAGTAAGCGAAAAGATCATTAAGCATATCAGCCATGCTTATCGTATCATCTACCAAGGCAATACAAGTATTTTCGATGCTTTACTGATGATTAAGGATCAGGTTCCGATGAGCGATGAAATACAACATATCATTGATTTTATCAATGAATCGAAACTGGGAATTATCGGAAGATAA
- a CDS encoding LacI family DNA-binding transcriptional regulator has translation MGKTYRIKDIAELSGVSTGTVDRILHNRGKVSEEAQKKVEKVLKEIDYHPNLIARSLALKKKYKFITLIPSFAQGEYWGKLSEGINKAEQELFSYNVEVDRMYFNQYDKGSFDNLIPKIAEADCQGVIIATLFKESVIQLTQQLDKLEIPYVLIDAFIENTNCIAYYGTNSYDSGYIAGRLLFEQIHPEDNIAIFRFIRKGDMHSTQVMKREEGFRDYLYGHDFLGKIYPVHIHADDSQENKEILDSFFATHEEIKAGIIFNSRAHVLGDYFQHQDTDRHFKLIGYDVIDSNLSHLNNGYITHLIAQRPEVQGFNCVRALFRHLVLKEKIEQINYMPIDILIKENIKYYNNYI, from the coding sequence ATGGGGAAGACGTATAGAATTAAGGATATAGCAGAACTGTCCGGTGTATCTACCGGAACAGTCGACCGTATATTGCACAACCGCGGTAAAGTATCGGAAGAAGCACAGAAGAAAGTTGAAAAAGTGTTGAAGGAGATAGACTATCATCCGAATCTGATAGCCCGTTCACTGGCACTCAAGAAGAAATATAAATTCATCACATTGATACCTTCTTTTGCCCAGGGAGAATACTGGGGTAAACTGTCTGAAGGGATCAATAAGGCAGAACAGGAGTTGTTCAGCTATAATGTCGAAGTCGACCGGATGTACTTTAACCAGTATGACAAAGGCAGTTTCGACAATCTGATACCCAAAATAGCAGAAGCGGATTGTCAGGGAGTGATCATTGCTACTCTTTTCAAGGAGAGTGTCATTCAGCTCACCCAACAACTCGATAAACTGGAGATCCCTTACGTACTGATCGATGCCTTTATCGAAAACACAAACTGCATTGCTTATTACGGTACAAACTCCTATGATTCCGGATATATTGCCGGACGGTTGCTTTTTGAACAGATACATCCGGAAGATAACATTGCCATTTTCCGCTTTATCCGCAAAGGGGATATGCATTCAACGCAAGTGATGAAACGTGAAGAAGGCTTCCGGGATTACTTGTACGGACACGATTTTCTAGGGAAAATATATCCGGTACACATCCATGCCGATGATTCACAGGAAAACAAAGAGATACTCGACTCTTTCTTCGCGACACATGAAGAAATCAAGGCCGGAATCATCTTTAATTCCAGGGCGCATGTATTGGGAGATTATTTCCAACACCAGGATACTGACAGACATTTCAAACTGATCGGTTATGATGTGATCGATTCAAACCTGAGCCATCTGAACAATGGGTATATCACTCACCTGATAGCCCAGCGTCCGGAAGTCCAGGGATTCAATTGTGTTCGTGCATTATTCCGTCACCTGGTACTGAAAGAAAAAATCGAACAAATCAACTATATGCCTATTGATATACTTATCAAAGAGAACATTAAGTATTACAACAACTATATTTAA
- a CDS encoding efflux RND transporter periplasmic adaptor subunit, whose protein sequence is MNKQMLRTTITQLRQIALFAVGVSLLTACGNSQGGMKLGDSEYAVLTVNSSSSDQTTSYPATIRGTQDIEIRPQVSGFIVKLCVDEGATVRKNQPLFEIDPTQYKAAYNQAKAAVEMAQANVSTLELTEKNKKELYDKAIISSFEYQTAVNQLASARATLAQSKASMVSAKQNLDFCTVKSPSNGVVGTFPYRIGSLVSPSISSPMTTVSEIGEVYVYFSMTEKELLQLTKAGGTLKEQLDKMPAVQLQLADGTMLEEKGKIDAVSGVIDQSTGSVSMRAVFPNDKKILRSGGTGNVIFPYTMDGIIMIPQSATVEIQDKKFVYVLQSDNTIKNTEIQISPLSDGQTYLVTKGLKGGDKIVIEGVQSLHDGQEITPITKAEQDAKFQQAMKDQNEGNLKTAFN, encoded by the coding sequence ATGAATAAACAAATGTTGAGAACTACTATTACCCAATTAAGGCAAATTGCGTTATTTGCAGTGGGAGTGTCTTTATTAACCGCCTGTGGAAACAGCCAGGGGGGGATGAAGTTAGGCGACAGCGAATATGCTGTATTGACCGTTAATTCTTCTTCTTCCGACCAAACAACCTCTTATCCGGCTACCATCAGAGGTACGCAGGATATCGAAATCCGACCGCAGGTATCAGGGTTTATTGTTAAGTTATGTGTTGATGAAGGGGCGACAGTTCGTAAAAACCAGCCCTTGTTTGAAATCGATCCGACTCAGTATAAAGCCGCCTATAACCAGGCGAAAGCTGCGGTCGAGATGGCACAGGCGAATGTCAGTACGTTGGAATTGACCGAGAAGAATAAGAAAGAGTTATATGATAAGGCTATTATCAGCTCTTTTGAGTATCAGACAGCTGTCAACCAGTTGGCATCAGCCAGAGCTACTTTGGCACAATCGAAGGCATCTATGGTAAGTGCAAAACAAAATCTGGATTTTTGTACCGTGAAAAGTCCTTCCAACGGTGTAGTCGGAACTTTCCCGTATCGTATCGGAAGTTTGGTCAGTCCGTCTATCTCCAGTCCGATGACGACAGTATCGGAGATCGGAGAGGTATATGTTTATTTCTCCATGACGGAAAAAGAATTGTTGCAGCTGACGAAGGCTGGCGGCACTTTGAAGGAACAATTGGATAAGATGCCGGCCGTTCAGTTACAACTGGCAGACGGAACTATGTTGGAAGAAAAAGGGAAGATCGATGCTGTCAGCGGTGTGATCGACCAGTCTACCGGTTCGGTGAGCATGCGTGCCGTATTTCCCAACGACAAAAAAATCCTGAGAAGCGGTGGTACAGGTAATGTTATATTCCCATATACCATGGACGGTATTATTATGATCCCGCAATCTGCTACGGTTGAAATCCAGGACAAGAAATTTGTATATGTACTGCAATCGGATAATACGATTAAGAATACGGAAATTCAGATATCTCCTTTAAGCGACGGACAGACTTATCTTGTAACCAAAGGTCTGAAAGGTGGCGATAAGATCGTTATCGAAGGTGTTCAGAGCTTGCATGACGGTCAGGAAATCACGCCGATCACCAAAGCTGAACAAGATGCAAAATTTCAGCAGGCGATGAAAGATCAGAATGAAGGAAATTTAAAAACAGCTTTTAATTAA
- a CDS encoding virulence RhuM family protein, giving the protein MKSQGEIIVYQPENTLQLEVRMENETVWLTQAQMAELFETTPQNITLHIKNVYTEQELDADSTCKDFLQVREEGNRKIKRMQKFYNLDVIISVGYRVKSKRGTQFRIWANKILKDYLLKGYSINKRIENIEAKIIEHDQKIDFFVKTSLPPVEGIFFDGQLFDAYKFAADLIKSAHKSIILIDNYIDESVLMLLTKRHFQVTATIYTAQISKQLTLDLQHHNAQYEPIVIKQFKQSHDRFLLIDDKDIYHIGASLKDLGKKWFAFSKMHLDIKELLNHL; this is encoded by the coding sequence ATGAAAAGTCAAGGAGAAATTATTGTTTACCAGCCGGAAAACACTTTACAGCTGGAAGTCAGAATGGAAAATGAAACAGTTTGGCTGACCCAGGCGCAGATGGCTGAATTGTTTGAGACAACCCCTCAAAATATTACACTACACATTAAGAATGTTTATACTGAACAGGAGTTAGATGCAGATTCAACTTGTAAGGATTTCTTACAAGTTCGTGAAGAAGGAAACAGGAAGATAAAAAGAATGCAGAAATTTTATAATCTTGATGTTATCATCTCTGTTGGTTATCGCGTTAAATCAAAGCGTGGAACTCAATTTCGTATTTGGGCAAATAAGATTTTAAAAGACTATTTGCTTAAAGGGTACTCTATCAATAAAAGGATCGAAAATATTGAAGCAAAAATAATTGAACACGACCAAAAGATCGACTTTTTTGTGAAAACATCACTGCCTCCTGTCGAAGGTATTTTCTTTGATGGACAGCTGTTTGATGCTTATAAATTTGCAGCTGATCTAATAAAGTCTGCCCATAAATCAATTATTCTAATAGATAATTATATAGATGAAAGTGTTTTAATGCTCCTGACTAAACGGCATTTTCAAGTAACTGCAACAATTTATACAGCACAAATATCTAAACAGCTGACTTTAGACCTTCAACACCACAATGCACAATATGAACCGATAGTTATCAAGCAGTTTAAACAATCTCACGATCGCTTCCTACTGATCGACGATAAAGATATTTATCATATCGGTGCATCTCTGAAAGATTTAGGCAAGAAATGGTTTGCTTTCTCAAAAATGCATTTGGACATAAAAGAGCTACTGAACCATTTATAG
- a CDS encoding efflux RND transporter permease subunit — MKLDRFINRPVLSTVISIVIVILGILGLLTLPVTQYPDIAPPTVSVRATYTGANAQTVLNSVIAPLEDQINGVENMMYMTSNASNNGSADISIYFKQGTDPDMAAVNVQNRVSMAQGLLPAEVTKVGVTTQKRQNSMLVVFAVYDAEDRYDQKFLENYAKINLIPEVQRVPGVGDANVLGTDYSMRIWLKPDVMAQYKLVPNDVSNVLAEQNVEAAPGSFGEQGNQTFQYTIRYKGRLQTAEEFENIVVKALADGEVLRLKDIADIELGRLTYNFVNKVNGHNAVACIVYQMPGTNATETINNILELLDKSEKTMPPGMKVEVSMNANDFLYASIHEVLKTLIEAFILVFIVVYIFLQDMRSTLIPAIAIPVALIGTFFLLSLIGFSINLLTLCAMVLAIAIVVDDAIVVVEGVHAKLDQGYKSAKQASIDAMSELGGAIVSITLVMMSVFIPVSFMGGTAGVFYRQFGVTMAIAIGLSALNALTLSPALCAIFLKPHDEHAEKKTTFVSRFHTSFNVAYDSLLKSYKKRVLFFIQKKWLAFGTVIASVALLVFFMQVTPTGMVPNEDTGTIMGAVTLPPGTSQERTQEIMQRVDSLIASDPAVKSRTAITGFSFIGGQGPSYGSFIIKLKDWDERSMTQSSDVVYASLFMRAQKVVKDAQVLFFTPPMIPGYSASSDIELNMQDKTGGSLERFFSVSKDYMAALTARPEIKSAQTTFNPNFPQYMIDIDAAACKKVGISPSDILMTLQGYYGGLYASNFNRFGKMYRVMVQADPSLRANMESLKNIKVRNGNEMAPISQFITIEKVYGPDIISRFNMYTSMKVMVAPAEGFTSGQALKALEEVASTTLPAGFGYELGGMAREEAETSGSTTGLIFVLCFVFVYLLLSAQYESYVLPLAVLLSIPFGLMGSFLFVQGWAALGSIPALKMILGTMSNNIYMQIALIMLMGLLAKNAILIVEFALDRRRMGMSITWAAVLGAAARLRPILMTSLAMVVGLLPMMFAFGVGAHGNRTLGTAAIGGMFVGMIFQILIVPALFVVFQYLQEKVKPIEWEDLDNSDLNTEIEQYAKK, encoded by the coding sequence ATGAAATTAGATAGATTTATTAACCGTCCGGTGCTTTCTACGGTGATTTCCATCGTAATTGTCATCCTGGGTATATTAGGCTTGCTCACATTGCCTGTTACCCAGTATCCGGATATTGCACCTCCTACCGTGTCGGTAAGAGCCACTTATACAGGTGCCAATGCGCAGACTGTATTGAATAGTGTGATTGCACCTTTGGAAGACCAGATAAACGGAGTGGAGAACATGATGTATATGACCTCCAATGCTTCGAATAACGGTTCTGCCGATATCTCCATATATTTCAAACAAGGTACAGACCCGGATATGGCTGCGGTAAACGTTCAGAATCGTGTGTCTATGGCTCAAGGTCTGTTGCCGGCCGAAGTAACAAAGGTCGGTGTGACAACTCAGAAACGCCAGAACTCCATGCTGGTGGTTTTCGCCGTATATGATGCGGAAGACCGTTACGACCAGAAGTTCCTCGAAAACTATGCAAAGATCAACCTGATCCCTGAAGTACAGCGTGTGCCGGGGGTAGGTGATGCGAACGTGTTGGGTACCGACTATTCTATGCGTATTTGGTTGAAGCCGGATGTGATGGCACAATACAAACTGGTTCCGAACGATGTCTCCAATGTTTTGGCAGAGCAGAACGTGGAAGCAGCTCCAGGTTCTTTCGGTGAACAGGGTAACCAGACTTTCCAGTACACGATCCGTTACAAAGGTCGTTTGCAGACTGCGGAAGAATTTGAAAATATTGTTGTGAAGGCATTGGCTGACGGTGAAGTTCTGCGCCTGAAAGATATAGCTGACATCGAATTAGGGCGTTTGACCTATAACTTCGTCAATAAAGTAAACGGACATAATGCCGTTGCCTGTATCGTTTACCAGATGCCCGGAACGAATGCGACAGAGACTATCAATAACATCCTGGAATTGCTGGATAAGTCAGAAAAGACAATGCCGCCGGGCATGAAGGTTGAAGTTTCCATGAATGCCAACGACTTCTTGTATGCTTCTATCCATGAAGTATTGAAGACATTGATCGAGGCATTTATTCTGGTATTTATCGTGGTTTATATCTTCCTGCAGGATATGCGTTCCACATTAATTCCTGCCATTGCCATTCCGGTGGCCTTGATCGGTACCTTCTTTTTGTTATCCTTGATCGGGTTCAGTATTAACTTGCTGACACTTTGTGCGATGGTGCTTGCCATTGCGATTGTGGTCGACGATGCCATAGTCGTCGTCGAGGGGGTCCATGCCAAGTTGGACCAAGGATACAAATCGGCTAAACAAGCCTCTATCGATGCGATGAGTGAACTTGGCGGTGCTATCGTTTCTATTACACTGGTGATGATGTCCGTATTTATCCCCGTAAGTTTTATGGGAGGTACGGCCGGGGTGTTCTACCGTCAGTTCGGTGTAACAATGGCTATTGCGATCGGTCTGTCTGCATTGAATGCCTTAACGTTGAGCCCGGCGTTGTGTGCCATCTTCCTGAAACCTCATGATGAACACGCAGAAAAGAAAACGACATTCGTTTCCCGGTTCCATACCTCTTTCAATGTAGCTTACGATTCATTGCTGAAGAGTTATAAGAAGCGTGTCCTGTTTTTTATTCAAAAGAAATGGCTTGCTTTCGGAACGGTTATCGCTTCTGTTGCTTTGTTAGTATTCTTTATGCAGGTAACGCCGACCGGTATGGTACCGAACGAAGATACGGGTACGATTATGGGAGCTGTAACACTGCCTCCCGGAACTTCACAGGAACGTACACAGGAAATCATGCAACGTGTTGACAGCCTGATCGCTTCCGATCCTGCCGTTAAATCACGTACGGCTATTACCGGCTTCAGCTTTATCGGTGGTCAGGGACCTTCTTACGGTTCATTCATCATCAAGTTGAAGGACTGGGATGAACGTTCGATGACACAAAGTTCGGATGTGGTTTATGCCAGTTTGTTTATGCGTGCTCAGAAGGTAGTGAAGGATGCACAGGTATTGTTCTTTACTCCGCCTATGATTCCGGGTTATTCGGCATCCAGCGATATCGAGTTGAACATGCAGGATAAGACAGGTGGTAGCCTGGAAAGATTCTTCTCCGTTTCCAAAGATTATATGGCAGCATTGACCGCCCGTCCGGAGATCAAGTCTGCACAGACTACTTTCAACCCGAACTTCCCGCAGTATATGATCGATATCGATGCGGCAGCTTGTAAGAAAGTCGGTATCAGCCCGAGCGATATCCTTATGACGTTGCAAGGTTATTACGGAGGTTTATATGCATCCAACTTCAACCGTTTCGGTAAGATGTACCGTGTAATGGTACAGGCCGATCCTTCTTTGAGGGCCAACATGGAATCATTGAAGAATATTAAGGTTCGTAACGGTAACGAAATGGCACCGATCTCTCAGTTCATTACGATTGAGAAAGTATACGGACCGGATATCATCAGCCGTTTCAATATGTATACGTCAATGAAAGTGATGGTTGCCCCGGCTGAAGGATTTACCAGCGGTCAGGCATTGAAGGCCCTTGAAGAAGTTGCCAGCACGACACTGCCTGCCGGTTTCGGTTATGAGCTGGGAGGTATGGCACGTGAAGAAGCCGAAACCAGCGGTAGTACGACCGGTCTGATCTTTGTGCTCTGTTTCGTGTTCGTTTACTTGTTGCTGAGTGCACAGTATGAAAGTTATGTATTGCCGTTGGCCGTATTGCTTTCCATTCCGTTCGGTTTGATGGGTAGCTTCCTGTTCGTACAGGGTTGGGCTGCATTAGGCAGCATTCCGGCATTGAAGATGATATTGGGTACGATGTCAAATAATATCTATATGCAGATCGCCCTGATCATGTTGATGGGGCTGTTGGCAAAGAATGCTATCTTGATCGTAGAGTTCGCCCTCGACCGTCGTCGTATGGGTATGAGCATTACCTGGGCCGCCGTGTTGGGAGCTGCAGCCCGTCTTCGCCCTATCTTGATGACCTCACTGGCGATGGTAGTCGGTTTGTTGCCGATGATGTTCGCTTTCGGTGTAGGTGCTCACGGTAACCGTACGCTGGGTACTGCTGCGATCGGCGGTATGTTTGTCGGTATGATCTTCCAGATCCTAATCGTTCCGGCTCTGTTCGTAGTATTCCAGTACCTGCAGGAAAAGGTTAAACCAATCGAATGGGAAGATTTGGACAACAGTGATCTGAATACGGAAATAGAACAGTACGCTAAAAAATAA
- a CDS encoding glycerophosphoryl diester phosphodiesterase membrane domain-containing protein, with product MGPKFSISEVCSTSWQRLKAQIWVLSGLLIGMTIISFTLSAFAMPMQKSVVGTIVINLISCIISCIFALGYMKNIFQALDGEEPQFSAYGQQARKIITYFVANLFMGIIVLFGICLFVIPGLYLAIRLQFFTAFIVEEDAGIMESLKRSWEITRGQGMPLFLLMLAMIGFILLGLIILGIGIFVAIPFIYMMYGYVFRKLNAPLQIIEEV from the coding sequence ATGGGACCAAAGTTTTCAATTTCAGAAGTATGTAGCACTTCTTGGCAAAGGCTCAAAGCTCAGATATGGGTTTTGTCCGGATTATTGATCGGTATGACCATAATTTCTTTCACCTTGAGTGCATTTGCCATGCCTATGCAGAAATCTGTCGTAGGTACGATCGTTATTAATCTGATTAGTTGCATTATCTCTTGTATTTTTGCCCTGGGATACATGAAAAACATATTCCAGGCTCTGGACGGAGAAGAACCGCAGTTTTCAGCTTACGGACAACAAGCTCGTAAAATCATCACTTACTTTGTAGCTAATCTTTTTATGGGGATCATCGTTTTATTCGGTATTTGCCTGTTCGTTATCCCGGGTTTATATCTGGCCATACGGCTACAGTTCTTCACCGCTTTCATTGTTGAAGAGGACGCGGGAATCATGGAATCACTGAAACGCAGTTGGGAAATAACCCGCGGACAAGGGATGCCGTTGTTCCTGCTTATGCTGGCTATGATCGGTTTCATCCTATTGGGACTGATCATACTGGGGATAGGTATTTTTGTAGCAATACCTTTTATATATATGATGTATGGCTATGTTTTCCGTAAATTAAATGCACCTTTGCAGATTATTGAAGAAGTATAA
- a CDS encoding TolC family protein: MKKNQVIYMMCATALLSSCHIYKAYDRPDTIETAGIYRDPVSVTDTLIADTTNMGNISWKEIFRDPKLQSLIEEGLANNVDMQAAILRVEESKALLTAARLSFLPSLNLAPQGSITKMENTGYKQAYTLPAAASWEVDLFGKLLNASRDQKTIYLQSQYSQQAVRSQLISGIANTYFTLLMLDRQVEITTETVDIYKENVRAMEAMKEAGMTTEAAVVQMKAVYHQVSSSLINLKRQVREVENSLSVLLAKAPQQIERGRLEDQYIPDELMAGVPLQLLENRPDVKIAEMSLASAYYTTNKARAAFYPGLNITATAGWTNGSGITVSNPGQFMFQALASLAQPIFNNGKLMANLKVSKAEEKIAQMNYQQAILQAGKEVSDALHLYDATNKMLVQDKEQIQQLEKAVEYTKALFQSAQSTYLEILSAQQSLLSAQLTEVSDNVQRMQAVINLYSAVGGGRE; encoded by the coding sequence ATGAAGAAAAATCAAGTTATATATATGATGTGTGCAACCGCTCTGCTGAGCAGTTGCCACATTTACAAAGCATACGACCGTCCTGACACGATAGAGACTGCCGGTATTTACCGTGATCCGGTGTCGGTTACGGACACCCTGATTGCCGATACGACCAATATGGGGAATATATCCTGGAAGGAGATTTTCCGTGATCCGAAACTGCAGTCTCTGATTGAAGAGGGATTGGCTAACAATGTGGATATGCAGGCTGCAATTCTCCGTGTGGAAGAGTCGAAAGCGCTGTTGACCGCCGCCCGTTTGTCTTTCCTGCCATCTTTGAATCTGGCTCCTCAAGGAAGTATTACAAAGATGGAAAATACAGGCTACAAGCAAGCATATACCTTACCGGCTGCAGCAAGCTGGGAAGTCGATCTGTTCGGTAAGCTGCTGAATGCAAGCCGTGATCAGAAAACGATCTATCTGCAAAGCCAGTATTCACAGCAGGCAGTACGTTCACAGCTTATCAGCGGTATTGCCAATACTTATTTTACTTTGCTGATGCTCGACCGCCAGGTAGAGATCACTACTGAAACGGTCGATATCTATAAAGAAAATGTACGTGCGATGGAGGCTATGAAGGAGGCAGGTATGACCACCGAAGCAGCCGTTGTACAGATGAAAGCCGTATACCATCAGGTTTCCTCTTCACTGATCAATCTGAAACGTCAGGTTCGTGAAGTAGAAAACTCATTGTCGGTACTGTTGGCGAAAGCACCCCAGCAGATCGAACGTGGCAGATTGGAAGATCAATATATTCCGGATGAACTGATGGCAGGTGTACCTTTGCAATTGCTGGAAAACCGTCCGGACGTGAAGATCGCAGAAATGTCGCTTGCAAGCGCTTATTATACAACGAACAAAGCACGTGCTGCTTTCTATCCGGGGTTGAATATTACGGCTACTGCCGGTTGGACGAATGGTTCGGGTATCACAGTATCCAATCCGGGACAATTCATGTTCCAGGCATTGGCATCTCTTGCACAGCCAATCTTCAACAACGGCAAGCTGATGGCTAACCTGAAAGTGTCGAAAGCGGAAGAGAAGATCGCCCAGATGAATTATCAGCAGGCTATCCTCCAGGCCGGAAAAGAGGTGAGCGACGCATTGCATCTGTACGATGCAACCAATAAAATGCTGGTTCAGGATAAAGAACAGATCCAACAATTGGAGAAAGCTGTAGAATATACGAAAGCGTTGTTCCAGTCGGCTCAGTCCACTTATCTGGAGATCCTGTCGGCCCAGCAGAGCCTTTTGAGTGCACAATTGACAGAAGTATCCGACAACGTTCAGCGTATGCAGGCTGTTATCAATCTGTATAGTGCTGTAGGTGGAGGAAGAGAGTAA